The Aspergillus fumigatus Af293 chromosome 5, whole genome shotgun sequence nucleotide sequence GTTACCGGGTACATTGGCGGAGACGTCTTCTACGCTGTCTCCCAAGCACATCCTGACTGGCAGATTTCCGTCCTGGTTCGCAACAGAGAGAAAGCGGCTCAACTTGCCAGTAAATACCCCAACGTCCGAATTGTGCATGGAGACCTCGACTCCGCCGATGTgatcgaggaagaagtcaagaATGCAGATATCGTCTTCCGTACGTGAACATCCTCCGCTACCAGCGAACTATAGACTCACAACGTACAGATTGCGCCGACTGCGACCACGTTGCTTCCGCCACTGCTATCGCAAAAGGCGCTACCCACCACACACCTGAAAAGCCTCTCTGGCTAATCCATACATCTGGCACCGGCATTCTGACTGTCGAAGACTTCCGTGCCAACACTTGGGGAATCGAGCGTACCAAGGAGCATAACGACTGGGACGGAGTGGACGAGCTGATGAACCTGCCCGACGACTCCTTCCACCGAAACGTCGACAAGATCATTATCGGGGCCGGCCAGCGTGCTCCTGACAGTGTCAAGACCTCCATTGTTTGCCCTCCTACCATCTACGGCCCCGGCCGTGGTCCCGGCAACCAGAAGAGTGTCCAGGCCTACTGGCTAGCTTCTGCCGTcctgaaaaggaagaagggcTTCCTCGTCGGCGAGGGCAAGAATACCTGGCACCAGGTGCACGTCCAGGATCTCAGCAATGTGTACCTGGCCCTAGGGGATGCCGCAGCGGCAGGAGGCGGCAAGGCCACCTGGAACGAGCAGGGGTATTACCTCGCCGAGAACGGGTCGTTTGTCTGGGGCGATATTTCCCGTGCTGTGGCCAAGGTGGCATacgagaagaagctcatTCCGTCTCCTGATGTCGAGCCATTGTCAGACGAGCAAATCACGGAGCTAAATCAGTGGGGGCTGTATGCATGGGGAAGCAACTCGCGGGGCCATGCCATACGCGCGAG carries:
- a CDS encoding putative nucleoside-diphosphate-sugar epimerase; protein product: MAPKVFLTGVTGYIGGDVFYAVSQAHPDWQISVLVRNREKAAQLASKYPNVRIVHGDLDSADVIEEEVKNADIVFHCADCDHVASATAIAKGATHHTPEKPLWLIHTSGTGILTVEDFRANTWGIERTKEHNDWDGVDELMNLPDDSFHRNVDKIIIGAGQRAPDSVKTSIVCPPTIYGPGRGPGNQKSVQAYWLASAVLKRKKGFLVGEGKNTWHQVHVQDLSNVYLALGDAAAAGGGKATWNEQGYYLAENGSFVWGDISRAVAKVAYEKKLIPSPDVEPLSDEQITELNQWGLYAWGSNSRGHAIRARKLFGWSPQQPSLMDLIPQIVEIEAKALGLM